The genomic DNA TAGGCATCAGTTTTCTTTGCATCATATCCCAATTCCCTGTGAATGAACACTCCAAGGGCTTGATCAAAATCTGTAGGAGAAGCATTATGTGAACTCAATGATCGAAGGCGGCGAAAGATAAAATCAACAAGGCGATACTGTCGTTCAAGGACGACTTCCTCGACAGAAGGAAAAAAACATTCTGCTAAGAGTGCGTTCACCCTTTCTGCAACGCCTTCATAAAGAGGTCCATAGGTTTCATCTCTCATCAAGGTTTGCCAGGAAGCACGGGAAAGTCGATGATGGCCATTTGCTCCTAGAGCACTTATTGCGTGATTTGGCCAGTCACCCCATCTTACATCGATGGTAAATGGTCGCGGACCTAATGCCACAATACGATCATAACCCTCTGCATAGTCACGGGCATCAGCCTTCCATGTTCTTCCAGCAAGTGAAGGCGTAGGATCAGCACCGCTCCTAATACGATTCGCTTTTACGCTTCGATAACGACCGCCGCCAAGGGCATCATTAATAACCCTTTCAACACCGATATTACTTCCTGGTTGTGAGTGATATGTTCGATGACCCATAGCAGCCACCCCAAGAATATCAGTAATAAAAACGTCATTCCATTCCAATGGTTTTGGTTCATGCGCCCCACTTCCTGACGGCAAATGATTAGGAAGTTGAGACCTAAGAAGCCCTGCAAGATGCGTAACAACCTTTTCGGTTATTTTTCTTGAAGTTTTAATACGGAGAACTGTTCCATCTAAAGGAGCATGCTTTTCATCAGAACAACCATCAGCACAATGAATATCATAAGGCTCTCGCTTTCTTGTAAACATAGCCATATTTCGTGGAACGACTTGTCTGAGTTCAGTTACATAGTCAGCATTAGATTGTGAAAAACGTTGGGGATACACAGGATGTACGTAAAAGAAGTCTCTACCAATTTTTTCAAGTGTTCTTAAATACGTTTGGTAAGAATCAGTAAATCCTATGACTGCAGATGCGGAATTCCCAAAGTAATCAAGTGTTTGTTCAGCTCTTAATCCCCCTATGTCAAGCAGCTTATGACATAAATCATAAAAAGGACCAACATGGGCAACCATACTCTCATCAAATGCAGTGACAAATGCAGCCTGTTCTTGTGGATCAAGTAACAGTATTTGATCGATACCATCAATCTCTTCGAGATGAACAGGGCCGTGCCTTGACTCTCTTCTTTGAGAACTATACGAAGCATCTAAGCGTCGTAAGGTACCAAGAATACCATCTGCAAGAGGTTTTGGGAGAGGATCTGCTAAGTGTTGTACAGATTCCAATGTTGCTCCTTCACCTAAAAAGCCTTCAAACATTAACTTAAGGAGATGTGGACTCGTTTCATGACTGTCTACTATTGCCTCTTCTTGCATATACTTTCACGTCATTCTCTTGTTTTGTTTCTGGAGTTTCTCATTTAAATTATTTACCTACACCTTTTGTAAACTGCTCGTGAGGCGCAAAAGATTACATATTTAAACATGCTGACAGATGGATGTCACAAATGTATGTTCTTGTTTGATATCAGTCAGGTAATCATGAATACTTCCCAAACAATACTTCCCAAACTAATGGAAGAGCTTACTGTGAGGAATCATGAATATGACGGGCTTGGTCAGTGGTAAAGGTGAATTGGGGAACATACCAGTGATCATCGCGGATTCTTTCAAGGATTCGGTAAAACGCGAGTGCCATTTTGTATCGCTGATGCCTTACCTCAACACGTGGAGGATTTCTCGCGAAATCAAGGGCAATAACCGAAAATGCGCCGAGGATGCCATCAAAGTGATCGCCAAAATAACGATAGATCCCCATTCTTTCTGCAGTCTCTCCTTGAGTAGTAAGCCCATTGAGTCCACCCGCATCTTCATAGGCACTTAATGCATGTTGATACATTACCCTTCGTGGCCAGGACGTATGATTCTCCTCTCGCTTGAGGAATTGGTCTAAGGTGTCCAAACTTGCCTCCAAGAGTTCCCGATAATGGGGAATTTCTGATAATCGAGAAAAGTCACGTTGAATAACTGCTGCGCGAGCTTGATAACATCCCTTTGCTAGGCCTAAAAGGTAAATATTCTTAAAAAAATTAAAAAGTTGTCTCACTTCATCAAAAGCATCACCATTCGGCTGTCTACCCGTATAGGTTGTCCTCATGGTTCGTGTATTTCGTGCACGGTCGATGAACTTAATCATTTGAGCATCACGGTGGATTGCAGGGGTATATTCCGTTGAAGGAAAAGAATAGACGTCAGATGCAGATTCTCCCATCGCTAAACGGTGTTTTCCACTGTCAAAAAGTCTACCACCATAGGCAAAATAATTCATACTATGCGGAGCCGTTTCAAGGTCAACAATTGGACCAATCTTTCGGATTTCGTCCCGTAATGCTGCTCTCTCACTATCTGAAAATTGAACACCATCTGCACGTATGCGGGGTGAATCTAAGCACCCCTCCAAACTGTTCATAAGAGTCTGTAACGTAGTATAAACAGAATGACGGGATTGCTGTTCATAGCGCTGTCGATCAGTCTCAGGAATTTTCCACCAATGCTGTGGGATAAGCTTGTTTCCACTCGGCTTCTCCCTCCATGCATAATGACCATCTCGTAACATTTGGTCACGGATAGTTGTTTTGGTCGTCTCTTCAGGGAAATCATGATTTAAGCCACCCAAGAGAAGAGCAAGTTGAGCGGGCTGCGGTCTACCAGTATAGTCAACAATGCCCAAACGATATAATAGATGAAAAACCTCAAGGGGATGCCGGATGAAAAAAGAGGGTGAGGTCTTTAATTCTTTAAAGCCGTGTCCGACAATAGCACCACCAATACCATAGCGGAGAAGTTCAACCTCTGCAGGAGTATATCGCTGGTCAACACTAGGAGCTACTTCTTGTAAAATAGCCTCTGTTGCCCCAACAATAGAATCGCTACATAAAAAATAAGGAAGTGTCTCATCAAAAGCAATATATTTAGAAAAAAACTCGGTTTCATGGGGAGTACCTTCTGCTACGACAAAAGACGGTCTACGACCATATTGTCGCTCAGCTTCAGTCAAAATAGCCCTTATATGGGTATCTATCGTCGGAAGATGCAGACTTCCGTAAGATTCTCTTTCCTTATCAGCAATAGTTGTTTGAGGAGACATAAAGAAAGGCGCAGAAATAAGTGCTCCTTATAAATCTACTCACTTTTTGGTGCTAAAATTCCAGTGCTTGTCTCCTACAAAGTGAAGATTACGGATGATCTTTCCTTCGGTGATGTTTTGAAATTCCTGCCATGCGTACAGTGCTTTGCCAATTGCCAATGGTCTACCATGATTTTGATCAATGATAGTTACCATATCGTCCTTTACGATAGCTGCATCCGCTGTAGTAATGCCTGGTCGCATAATATCTGCACCATTCGCAACAAACTTCACCGCACCCATATCTATGGTTACGGTCTTCAAGAAATTGCTCTGCAAGACGAGTTTAAGGCTCGGAATCAGTTCTCCCTGTAGCCAAAAAAAAGCCACATTGCCATCAATAAAAAGATAGGTGTCTCCGATTAATTCGATAACAACATTCTTGTCGTATTTATCAAAAAAATCTTGGAGTCCATAACGTGTTGTAAGAAGCGTTTGCAATTCTTTGAGTTCTTTTTTTCGCAAACGAAGACGTTTCATAATGGAACAATCCTCACCGTCATTTTCGCAGTTGCATTCTGGAGTTTTTCTACGAACGCTCTCTTCAGATCAATGGCAGCTTTGGTAGCATGAATGGCAAATGTTCTCTCGGAGGTAAACGCACTTTTTCGAATGACCATTTCAGTAGGACTCGTAAAGGAAGCATGATACTCAGCATGTATCTCTTCCTCGATATCCTCAAGGGAAAGCATCAGTTTTATTTTCTGGAATGACACGGGAGGTAAATGAATGGGAAACTGAAAATTCGCACGAACGCCGATAATACACGTGCCTCGCACCGTCATCTCTCCTTCTTTGGTAAACTCAAAGGTCGTTGAATGTGTCGCACGGATATGGGGATGACCCCAACAGTGAAAGACCATCATGTTCATAGACTATCTACCCTATGCGGACATCGTTCCCTACGCCTCTTGTTTGTTCAGCGAGGAAGCAAATCTTCGATAGGCCGTTTTTCTTTAGTCTTTGTTGACTGCGGTGTTGATTGTTGTCCCTTCTCTGACTCTTTGGCGAGATCAACACCAAGATCTTGAAGTCCTTTAACATGCATCTGCATGAGTTGTTCCACAATCTGTAAGATTCGTAAGAGTTCTTGTCGCTCTTTTGCAAGGGTTGATAATGCACCTTTATGAAATCCAACTTGTTGCTCTTGACTTATCTCTGATGCTGACGCTGCTTTCTTATGCTCTACCATTTTTTCCTCCATAACACCGGTTGATACTGATAAGGGTAAGTGTTACCATACGTACAAGGAAAAATAACCCGCTCTATTTAAAAGTATTCATAATAACTCTTATAAACACCATCTTCTTTCTTGTTTTCATGATTCTGGGAAGGATTATTGGAAAAGTGACAACGACAAGTTTTCAGTTTCTGGTAGAGCAAGAAACAAAAAAACTCTCTTTTGTCCAAGTTCTTCATGAACATCATGGCGCAGTACTCTGTCAAGTCGCGGAACTTGTTCGTGATGCAGAAAAAACCATTGCGAGCTGTTTTATTCTTGGTTATGTGGATGAGCGTGGCAGAATCAAAGGGATCATGACCCCCTTTGAACCAGGAACAGAAGTGCTTATTGCAGAAGACAAACTGATTCAGGCAATTATTACCTTGGGCAACAAACACTCTGGTGCTTATGTTGGCAAGCTTGAAGGTAAAGACATACCTGTCTTTCTTGATCTCAATAAACTGCTTACCAAACATGTTGCTGTACTTGCGAAAAGTGGTTCAGGCAAATCCTACATTGTGGGAACGCTTCTCGAAGAGATGATGGAAAAGAAGATACCATTACTCATTATTGACCCTCACGGCGAGTATGGAACCTTGCGCGAGCCAAATGAGAATAGTGAGGATAAGCTTCAGATGCATTCTTTTGGTATTACCCAGAAAGGCTATGAACAACAAGTCAAGGAATTTGGAGATCCTCAGCTTCTTGGTGATGTTACACCCCTACGACTGGATCAACATCTTACGCCAGAAGAACTACTTCATATACTCCCAACAAAACTCTCCAATAGCCAACGCTCACTCTTGTACAATGCCATGAAACAAGCCATTCCCTTGACGCTGACTAATCTTCTCTTTGCACTTGAGCAGGAAGAAAGTAGCTTGAAATACACCCTCATCAGCGTCATTGATCAGGTACACAAAACAGGACTCTTTTCCCTCGACCCGACACCATATCATGAACTCGTCCAGCCAGGAAGATGTTCGATTCTTAATATGAAAGGTACTCTCCCCGAATTTCAGGAGATCATTGCTTACAAGATACTCAAGGATCTTTTTGAAGAAAGAAAAAAGGAGAAGATCCCTCCATTTTTTACAGTTATCGAAGAGGCGCATGCCTTTATGCCAGAGCGGAGTTTTGGTGAGGCAAAATCTTCAAAAATATTACGCAGCATTGCCTCTGAAGGCAGAAAATTCGGCTTTGGATTATGCGTTATTTCTCAACGACCTGCCCGTATTGATAAAAATATCTTAAGTCAATGTACCACACAGATTATTCTAAAGGTGACTAACCCTCAGGATTTACGCGCCATCATGAGCTCAGTTGAGGGTATTACTGTTGAATCAGAAGAAACCATTAAAAATCTGGCCATAGGCCAAGCCATGATTACCGGAATTGTTGATATGCCGTTAGTCATTGCGGTGCGACCTCGACGGACAAAACATGGTGGAGAGGCTATTGACATTCTTGAACCACAGGAAGAAACCTTTGCAGAAAAACTAGAGTCTTTTACGCAAAAAGAGTACCTACCCATCATCAAACCAAAGATTACACCGAACGATCTTCTGCTCATGACCTCAGTTCCGCTCAGCATTCGTACGGTATTAGTCCCTGTACAGCTTTTTGTGTGCGAAGAAAAAGGGATGGAATACCAACTGTTGGTAGAGATGATGAATGGAACAGTTCTCACCGACATAGAGCAAGATCCCCTTAAAGGAAAAAAACTTCCCCCCATTCACACATTAACAGCAACAGAGATGCAGATATTGAAAGAAGCATTTCACCTCAAAACATTTAGCTTTGCACAATTTCTGGAGACAACTGCTCATAAAACAGTAGCAAGGGAACATCTGACTTCACTCGTCAACAAACAGTTCCTTATTCTTCAGGGTGAGAACTATACGTTAAATGATGAGATTATCTTGACAAATCTTAGCATTCATCAACAGCGCTACAGTGTCCATTTCCAGCATATTTCGTACGATGAAAAACTCATGGCAACGCAGAACATTGCAGAAGTTATGGCAACACTTGCAAGGTTTACCACCATTAAAGATCATCGAGACAGTTATCTTGTTCATTACCAGGCAACACCACAGCTGAAAAATAAAGCGTCCGTAGTTGTTGAATAGGTACAAAAGTAGTTTAAACGAACAGAGGAAGGTTTTTATAGGAAGGTATATCCCTCATAATTGAGGGGATGCCGGAGTGGCCAAACGGGATGGACTCAAGTTCCTTGAGAAAGTTCTTCAAAACATATCAAGGATAAGTCATCCATTGGCTTAGTGCCTACTGGGGTTCGAATCCCCATCCCCTCATTCATGTTCTTTTATTCAGCATAAAAACCCAGCATAAGGTTTATAAAACAATCATTATCCCCACGTAACCATCTGATCTCATAATTATAGTTACCTCATTTATCCATTAATTGTTAAAATTGGAAAAAGATTTATATTCTCAACCTCTCTTCAAATAAAGAATGGACAAAATAGAGTATCCTACAGTGGATTAAAAATGGTAAAATCAGACAATTTGAACGATGAAAAAGCAAAAATCGTTATCGATGAAATACGGAAATTCAAAGAATTAGTAAAGGGACACAAAAAGCTGCTTCATGCAATTGGTAAGCTATAAGAGAGCTGAGAGACCTCACTATCCTTGCTGTTCTTCATAGAGCAAAAAGATCCTCCCGTGTTATGGTCTCAACCATCTGATCTCATAATAGGTAACGTCACCTTCTTCATCAACTACGCCGATGAGTAATCGCTTTCTCGTACTATGGGCAACTCTGTTTTTGGCAGAAAATTCATACCAAGTACTCGTTTCTGCTTCATGAACAGGATAAACAATCCATCGTGCATGATCCTCTCCTGGTTTAACACCCCGATCATAGACACGGAAGTCTGCACCAAATTTCAATGCAGTCTTGACAATATAGCCCCTATTTCTGAGGTCTTTAAACACGCAATACCTTATCCAGAAATTAGGTTCATGCTTTTGTGCTTTTTTAAGGTAACGTTCAAAACTGAGTTCTTTACCACGACCATCAACAACGACAAGACGCTTCTTGTCCATAAGATAGAGCCCTTCAAGTAATGAAAGCTGTACTTTACCATCCTCAAGCAGAGAACCAAATCTACTTTGGTTGTACAATTCTCTTGCCTCATCTGAATTTTCAGTAATAACTCGTTCGTGGGTAAACAAGGTCGTAATGGTCGATTTAGACATGCTAAATCATTAAAACGGCTCCTCTTTAAATAGTTTTGGGACAAAATCAAACAAGTGAACAAGAGGTGGAGAATTATGAAGCGAACATTTATATAACAAAAAGATAACAAGTTTACGCGAGAGGGGAGGAGGAAAAATGCACATCACGTTTTTGGGCACGAGTTGTATGGTGCCAACCAAAGAACGGAATCATTCAGGGATCTTCTTAGAGTATGGTGCAGAAGGAATTCTCGTAGATTGTGGTGAAGGAATCCAACGCCAGATGAAGATAGCAGACATCAAACCAACGAAAGTTACCAAAATCCTCATCAGTCATTGGCATGGTGATCATGTCCTTGGTATTCCAGGACTCATGCAGACCTTGGCATCATCAGAATATGGAAAAACCTTGCAGATCTATGGCCCTAAAGGAACAGAACAACATATAGCGGCTATGTTCAAGGCATTTCTCTTTGACTGTAAAGTAGCGTTACAGGTTCATGAAGTGAACGAAGGAGTTATTATTGAACAGGATTCTTTTTCCGTTACTGCTTTACCGCTCAAACATGGTATTCCCTGTCTTGGTTTTCGATTCATAGAAGCTGATAAACGACGAATCAAAGTAGCTGCAGTGAGAAAGCTTGGCATTCCTGACGGTCCACTCTTAGGAAAACTCCAGGACAACAAGTCGATAACCTGGAAGGGAAAAACCTATTCGCCAGAAGAGCTTACCTATCTTGTCCCTGGGAAAAAAATTGCCTTTGTCATCGACACCGAATACTGCGCAAATGCCATTACCCTTGCCCAAGATGCAGATTTGCTTATCTGTGAGGCATCGTATACAAGCAACCTTGAAGAGAAAGCAAAGGAATACCATCATTTGACAGCCAAACAAGCAGGATTGATTGCAAATCGGGCAAATGTCAAAAAATTGATTTTAACTCACTTCTCCCAACGGTATAAAACAACCCAAGAGATTGAAGAAGATGCCCGTGACGTTTTCACGAATGTTAGCTGTGCCTATGATTTCATGAAGGTCAAAACTGTTTAGAACGAAGGTGTGCAATGGTCACTTCTCGGGGGACATACAGACGGGGTCGATAAAACCTTTCTTCTTCAATTTTCTCTGCCATCCGCAAAAAGACAATGGCATCCTTGTACAACTGACGCGTGTTGCTTGTACTTGGGGTTTCTCGTGCAATGTCCCGTGCAAGGACAGCATATGCAACAACGCGTGCATCAAAATATCTGCCAATTCTGGCTTCAAGAGGACGCCACCAGGGAAAGAGTGTTTCGCCTGGGTCTGTTAATTGATCAAGACCACCTCGCGCTTCATACTCCCTCAGAGTGTGATGATAGACAGGACGCCGGACAAAGCCCAATAACCCAAGGTTACCAGAAGCAGAGGTTACAAATGCAGACAACGCCTCTTTTGTTACGCGAAGAAGCTCTCTATAGTATGGTCCTTCAGGATCCAGATCAACAATTGACTGGGCTTCAGTAGGAATACGAGGTGCATAGTGCTGCAATGCTTCGGTTAAAAAAACAAGATTCTTGAAACCATTGAGAACCTGGCGTGCTGGTGCAAAGGGTTTGATTTTATTTGCTCGTCGATGATCTTGAGCATCAGGGGGAGTATAGAGCTGAACTCCTGGAGGAAGACCATATCCCAAGAGTGTTGCTGTATTATCAGCCCTGTCTAAAGGCTTTGCCATCTGGGCCCGTTCAAAAACAAATGATGTGTAGCCTCTTCTATCTAAGGCATAGAGGTATTCTGGATCAACGTTATCTCCCTGAGCTAAGCCATCCCATCTCCGTGAGGTATTGTACAACCGCAAAAAGTAGGTAAAATAGTCAGCATGCCATGGCCGTGTCATTAGATCGAGCACATAGGGAAGGGCTTTTATCCCACGATTAACCTCTCGCATGGTCTGTAGGAGAGCTCGAGGAACCTCATGGGCGTCATAATCTTCATATCCACAATCCCTGTAAAATTCTGGATCTTCTTTAATATTGTCACGAAAATCTGAAGCAATAGCCTCGAGCCATTCTTGGATTAATTCCTTTGTCTGCCGCATATAGACTCGTTGCTCTGCTTCTGGAAGATCATGCAGACTTTTTCCTGGTTTTTCTCGAGAAAAACGCTGCTTCATGACCTGTTTAACGTGATCCTCAACAACATCGTGCGTTTCAAGTACTGCAGTAGTTAACCAATCAGCTCCTTTTAAGGCAGACAATCTCCCTGTATCAAAGTGGTGCTGCGCATATAAAACACGAGCATCTGTTTTCCTGGTGTCCCATCCAGGACCGAGGATACCATAGAGCATGGCGAGCTGAAGCGCATCACGCTGCTGCCCACTATACTGAAGTGGAGCATCCTGAAGCAATAGTGTTGTCAGTTCATCAAGAGATTCACGATAGACATCATTATCACCACGAAGTTCAAGAAAATTCAGTCTGCCAAGGACAACTGCTCCTTTTGATGTGCTTCCTCCATCTCCGGGATAGACAAGGCCCAGTCGATCAGTTTCCTGAAGAATAGCCGCAAAGCAACGATGGGTTGCACGAAGAGTTTCTAGACGATCCACGACACACATCTCCAACAAGTGCTGAACAGCAGGAATTGTGCTCATAAACTGTGGAGAATATATAAACCTTGTTACTTTTTAGTACTCAGTGTAAAAGAAAGAGAAAAAAAATAAAACAAAGAAAACAGGTTAGTTAACAATCCACTTCTAATTCACTGGTAGTCTCATTAACTGTTATGATACAGCCACCCAATAGTAATCTTTCTCCTTCGAACTCCCGAGCTACTACCCTTGTGCCAGCCGTAATACCGCTCTGTAACATGGGGTTGCAGTCTCTTTCAGGGTATCCGGAAACACACAACGATGTGGTATATACATATGTAGCATTAAGGAGGTTTGTAGCCTTAACTACATCTGCATCAACAGTGGTCGCTTCAACCACTCCAGACTTAAGTACTTGAGTCTGTAAGAACCCTCCAACACCAGTGCCACCACAACCATTACCTTCAGGATGGAAACAGCCACTGATAGCATCAATCGATTTTGTTTCTACTTGGTTTGTAGCCTTAACTACATTCGCTTCAACGTTTTTTGCTTCACAGATGTCATCCCCATCACATGACGTTGCCTTTAGTTCTTTTTCTCCAAGTTCGACATTCTTCTTATATGCCTCACCGGTTGCACCTTTACTCGTGCATCCTGCAAGTAGCAGAATTCCTACAACTAGTGCCAACAGTATCACGCCGCTTTTCATTATTTCACCTCATTCTTTCCAAAAAGGTATCTAAAGGTATATTAGTATAGGTTATATATATATATATCTCTCTTTTAGTTCAAAGAATTCTCTCAAGGCGTTTCATTTATATAGGTTGCTAACACAATCGCAACCTTTATAAATAAGTAGGTATTTACCCACCTCTGACTTGACTATGGACCAATCAACCATCATTACCATCTTGAAGCAATGGAATCTGTGGGAGAAAGAGATAGATGTCGGTATCAAAAGAGAAGCCTACATTCAACAGATATTTCCCTACATGGAAAGAAAAGAAATTGTCACCTTAAAGGGAGTGAGAAGGGCAGGTAAATCCACGCTCATTAAACAACTGATGATCGAATTGATAAAACAAAAGAACGTTCACAAAAAACAGATCCTTTACCTTAATCTTGAAGATTATAATTTTGCCAATGATTTACGCCTTACACTTTTTGATGAGGTTCTTACGGCATATAAAACCTATTCAGGGAACAACAAAAAAATCTTTTTTTTTATTGATGAAATCCAAAAAATACCTCACTGGGAGGAATGGATCAGAACAAAATATGATTTAGAAGAGAACATCAAATTTATCGTAACTGGTTCATCAGCATCCTTACTTTCAAAAGAGTTCTCAACACTGTTAACCGGAAGAAATCTCTCCTTTGAGATCCAACCAATATCCTTCCAAGAGTTTCTCACGTTTGCACCAGATGCTTCACTTGAAGAGTATTTCTTGTATGGTGGTTTTCCTGAAGTGATATTGGAACCATCACCTGAAAAAAAGAGGTTCATTCTTCAACAGTACTTTGAAGACATTGTCCATAAAGACATTGTGGGAAGATATAACGTGAGAAACCCTAAACAGCTTCTTCAGATTGCACGCTATGTAGTAAGTACCTCTGGTTCAAAGGTAAGTATCAATAAACT from Candidatus Woesearchaeota archaeon includes the following:
- a CDS encoding ATP-binding protein, giving the protein MILGRIIGKVTTTSFQFLVEQETKKLSFVQVLHEHHGAVLCQVAELVRDAEKTIASCFILGYVDERGRIKGIMTPFEPGTEVLIAEDKLIQAIITLGNKHSGAYVGKLEGKDIPVFLDLNKLLTKHVAVLAKSGSGKSYIVGTLLEEMMEKKIPLLIIDPHGEYGTLREPNENSEDKLQMHSFGITQKGYEQQVKEFGDPQLLGDVTPLRLDQHLTPEELLHILPTKLSNSQRSLLYNAMKQAIPLTLTNLLFALEQEESSLKYTLISVIDQVHKTGLFSLDPTPYHELVQPGRCSILNMKGTLPEFQEIIAYKILKDLFEERKKEKIPPFFTVIEEAHAFMPERSFGEAKSSKILRSIASEGRKFGFGLCVISQRPARIDKNILSQCTTQIILKVTNPQDLRAIMSSVEGITVESEETIKNLAIGQAMITGIVDMPLVIAVRPRRTKHGGEAIDILEPQEETFAEKLESFTQKEYLPIIKPKITPNDLLLMTSVPLSIRTVLVPVQLFVCEEKGMEYQLLVEMMNGTVLTDIEQDPLKGKKLPPIHTLTATEMQILKEAFHLKTFSFAQFLETTAHKTVAREHLTSLVNKQFLILQGENYTLNDEIILTNLSIHQQRYSVHFQHISYDEKLMATQNIAEVMATLARFTTIKDHRDSYLVHYQATPQLKNKASVVVE
- the rnz gene encoding ribonuclease Z — its product is MHITFLGTSCMVPTKERNHSGIFLEYGAEGILVDCGEGIQRQMKIADIKPTKVTKILISHWHGDHVLGIPGLMQTLASSEYGKTLQIYGPKGTEQHIAAMFKAFLFDCKVALQVHEVNEGVIIEQDSFSVTALPLKHGIPCLGFRFIEADKRRIKVAAVRKLGIPDGPLLGKLQDNKSITWKGKTYSPEELTYLVPGKKIAFVIDTEYCANAITLAQDADLLICEASYTSNLEEKAKEYHHLTAKQAGLIANRANVKKLILTHFSQRYKTTQEIEEDARDVFTNVSCAYDFMKVKTV
- a CDS encoding DUF371 domain-containing protein, whose translation is MNMMVFHCWGHPHIRATHSTTFEFTKEGEMTVRGTCIIGVRANFQFPIHLPPVSFQKIKLMLSLEDIEEEIHAEYHASFTSPTEMVIRKSAFTSERTFAIHATKAAIDLKRAFVEKLQNATAKMTVRIVPL
- a CDS encoding RNA-binding protein; this translates as MKRLRLRKKELKELQTLLTTRYGLQDFFDKYDKNVVIELIGDTYLFIDGNVAFFWLQGELIPSLKLVLQSNFLKTVTIDMGAVKFVANGADIMRPGITTADAAIVKDDMVTIIDQNHGRPLAIGKALYAWQEFQNITEGKIIRNLHFVGDKHWNFSTKK
- the endA gene encoding tRNA-intron lyase; translated protein: MSKSTITTLFTHERVITENSDEARELYNQSRFGSLLEDGKVQLSLLEGLYLMDKKRLVVVDGRGKELSFERYLKKAQKHEPNFWIRYCVFKDLRNRGYIVKTALKFGADFRVYDRGVKPGEDHARWIVYPVHEAETSTWYEFSAKNRVAHSTRKRLLIGVVDEEGDVTYYEIRWLRP
- a CDS encoding ATP-binding protein, coding for MTMDQSTIITILKQWNLWEKEIDVGIKREAYIQQIFPYMERKEIVTLKGVRRAGKSTLIKQLMIELIKQKNVHKKQILYLNLEDYNFANDLRLTLFDEVLTAYKTYSGNNKKIFFFIDEIQKIPHWEEWIRTKYDLEENIKFIVTGSSASLLSKEFSTLLTGRNLSFEIQPISFQEFLTFAPDASLEEYFLYGGFPEVILEPSPEKKRFILQQYFEDIVHKDIVGRYNVRNPKQLLQIARYVVSTSGSKVSINKLSRVFGISKDTIAEYISYMIDCYLLGEVNYFSYSAKIRHDVTKLSKLYALDNGLINAVNIKYSRNLGQMFESSTFIKLRGSFKEIYYWSEMTSEVDFIVSTFAINVTSTDNIPQREIQGLEDFKKKHKQFSAILVTKSTTKEHMISLQDFLLRRL